From the genome of Mya arenaria isolate MELC-2E11 chromosome 5, ASM2691426v1:
AAGAAATCGGATACACAAACTTTCGGATATCGTGATTATGAAATTGGTACGGTGACTTACGCAGTAGGTCTTGTTAAAGCTGCTTGTGAAATTTTATACActagataattaataacacctTGGAAATTTTAGAagagttttaacagttttataatatcttgatatttacaaaaatgctgattagtaggatgccaattaacaaagaatgctgattCAAAAGTGGTCTTTAGTACTGTATTGGTAACCTAGCAACGATCTCGGCCAAAGTGTGAAGTGAATcgataaattgtttattgcactatgttctttttgtgacagatttatatggtattttagcatggttaatagaattttgaagtttttaaaataagttttcagGCCAATTTCATATGATTGAGGTTTTTTATAGCTCAAAAATCAGCAGGATGGCCTTAGACGGGTCTCAAAAGCAGTATATTTTACCTTCCAATGATAGAGTTCACATTTCTGATTTAGACTTTTGTCAATAAAGCGTAGCCATTTTGAAACCGTATAGCAGGTGCTGTCATCTTCTGTTTAATATGCTTAGCGCTGGGATATGTCATTCTAGGCtaggaaaaaaacaaatgcgATATGGACTCGTTAAGttgccaaataaaaaatcatcaaagactctgaagcggctgttaaTATGGACTATTAACATCACCAGGGGTTTAAATAAGACCCAAAATCAGGAATTTTTTAAAATTCCATGTTtgattttcatagaatttgtaGGTAAAGAAGCGCATTTGATGCACaactcaaaatgtttgttttcatgtttattgtttatattcaaccaTAACAAGAGTCTAGTATAGGGGCGCATGGGGATGCGAGTGGgaggggtccacccctgtcacagggggggggggtatgtgGGGTTTtcttattgaatgttttgttttcatactcaatttgaaccattttccatgattttcagacttgtacaaaatgttgttgctttttcacaaattttagaagggtgtgtttaaatatcaaaattaaaatttgtctttttgtctgtggtaATATGACTGTACTTGTCTGGATTCTTCTTTAGTATCATGATTATACACTTTTACTCTCAACAATTatgcaaagcaaaacaaaaaatgtcgGTTCATTCCCCGTCAAGGCAAACTGTGAGAATCTAAACAATTATAGTTTAACACGAATGAAAATAGCTCTCTAGATAATTATATGAGCAAATAATGCTTACAACGCTTACAACGCTTACttgcaatataaaaacctgacaattgcaaagtacatgtacaggAGACAATATTTAACTGTATCTACAAACCTAAATTGTAATGCAAGAATgtctataaaacaattataatgtaatgGCACTTACCCTGGTATCAGGTGTTAATAATACTTAGTATTAATGCACATTCATTCCCCAACAGCTTTTCGGCTGCATAACTGCAGACGTGGCAGTTCCGTCCGTCCACCCAGAGAATGTTACACGTCTGTCTTGGTCAAAAACCTGTTCCCAACTAACTAGAGAATTACAcacccaaaacatgtacaaattatgatGACAGAAAAATGGTCAGAGCAGTGAAAATTGGTCAAGTGTTACCGTATCGTGTCGATACAATACTAcctaatgattgattttaaatcaatgtttaaactagtacaagcaaattgtattaaataataataccataatataaatgtaaaatgagatttgtgacaatggatatattttaaaataacttgccacatgtgctCCACATATCAagaagacgtgtcgcgtgcaagatccgtgtccctacctcttacgtcaaggtcacacttagtgtttgttcacaatggagtgctgcatatatggacaaagagtataggttgtcgtgtccaagCTGTAattaactttctcttgtatggacagatttaaaaataacttgccacatgttttccacataccaagacgaaaatgtcaaatatgggtgtttttttctatgttcagaggcaattcaaaataacttgccatatgtttttgacatgtaaaggcaagatcaaatTTTCATGTACTAACCTTGTTCATAGGCCAGtgtcacatttgggggcattcgtcacatactgtgacagctcttgttttatgatatattttttaacgaGTTTAGGCAGATAATGGGGGATTCCACCGTTTTGAGGTATTGCATGTATGATCAATCCTTGCGATGTAAATATCTATCACAATACATGATGACAGacatttcatactgatctccgAATGGGATGAAGatcaataatttctgaaatgatatttccaaaacttaacataatttattaggatatTGAATGAATCAGCTCAGGTAAAAAGACTCCTAAAAAGTAATTTTTAATTTGgatttttctgaagattgggaaaaagaTTACATTTCTTGCTTTGAGAATGGGTCCAATAGTCAGACTCAGACCTGTGGTTATTTGAGTAAAGGCCTGGACACCTATCCAAAATCcagtataattatgttgacttaaTTAATTGTTAGTCAGTCTTTAAAATATGCCGAGTCAATTATCTATGTAAAGTTGAGCTTTCAGAtggaaatgtttttcaaaaggtttgaGATTTGAGCTGATAATCTGTACAAGTAATAAATTATAGCGAAATAAACCTGTGAGACTGATATAAGTCtgaatcgaaaaaaaaatctgttctgTTTCTGTGATCAGAGTAAAGTCATTTGAGTTAACTTTAATCAATGTCAGGTTCTGCATTATGTTTGGTAAATTTAATCATCAATGCTCAATTTGAAGAAAGtcgcaaacaaaataaaattctgcagttactacttttaaattatagGCATCAGAAAACTggattctaaaaaaaaatgtttaaaaattaaatttaataacagATGACTCATTTATTATAAGCATCTGATTGTTAACTAAACAGATTTACTGTATGAAAATCTAACATCATTACCCCTACTATTGCATATTTGCAATAAttgtgctatttttagctcatctattcaaagaataaggagaccTATCCTAGTCACCCAAGCGTCGTTACCGCTTTTgttaagtttgcgtaccacctcaaatatttttaagtccATTGAcgtatggctttgaaactttgcacacttgttcaccatcatgccccctgAACTGTACACAAGAGGAGGTAACTtgatcaagcattttgacaatattatgcccctttttctaaattaatgtaaatatctcagcacatcaatgatcatgtattgcattgacacctaatctaacagtgatccatgatgttttgccaaaacttttcaatccatacactgaTAAGCGGAGgaatagtcaagcgcgctgtctctgtgataGTTCTTGTCCTTTCAGTGTCTATAAGTCCTAAACTAGTTGTTAGAGGAATACTGGAttctgacatttatttttgtaaagctAATGGAATGAAGATGATTATGTAATAAAAGTGCTCATCTGAAAAGTCTTTTCATGTCGGATTAAAATGTCACACAGTATTTACAAAAGGGGTGTCAATTGGTATGTGACGGAATTTTATAAATCTGCAGTTAATTGCTCAATTATTGGACAAGACCTAATGCATCGAGGTTGATTAAGTTTTTTACCTTATCAGATACTACTgtgaacttttaaaaaaatattttatcatgaataaattgttgttgttttttaaaaaagacactTTCATGTGGTCTTAAATTTCTGGActtcatttcattcaataaaagaaaaacaaattttgggCCTGGGGTACTAGGTACgaaaacgttttgaaatacTAAATATCAATCATTTGTTAAGATAATTATGCTCACTTCCCACTTAGGACACTCAGGTTCGATTCTTGGTCTGAAAGCATAACTTAAGATTGGTAAATTATCAAAGGTGGAAAAATGATCACTGATGAGTGCTGCAGTGCACAGCAGGGACCTTTGTGTATCTCTCATATGTAAATGTAGAGGAATTGTTGCCATCTTTGGCTGATTCTTTACTATGACGTAATGAGAAAATCCACTTGTTTCATTATGGACCAATCAAGtcaaattcaaattgaaatgatgTTCTTATTTcattgaccagtagatgacccatattgatatTAGGGATCATTGTGTCAAGGGTCCAGGTCAGTGACCCTGATAGCAAAAGGCTgtttgataacttgacaatgcctgtacccacGGCCCTCAAACTTTGCATTTAGATTGGTGGAAACCAGTATTTgatagtgttgtgccgatgatcaattataattgatcaGAAAGGCCTATGTCGGAGAGAGTCactagtgaaatttgaacaatcgactATCGAAACAAGAGGCATAACCGCTACCAATCAAAAtatgtcatgaaaatatgttttgagtcTGGTTTTTGGTAGTTAAAGTTGAAATGCTACAGTATAACTGTTAAGTTATCTGGTCATTTTCTAATCAGTCAGTTACTATGTACAGTACCTTTATCATAACAAATTGTCCTTGTAATTGAAACCTTAATGGATTGGTTCTAAACTTCTCAtatttgtggtttaaaagtgaattttagctcaccttagctgTAGGCTTAGGGTGAGCTTTTAGGATTGATgattgtccgtcgtctgtcgtccatacacacttagtttgttaataCTCTTGGGGTCACATTGTGCCTGAATTGTCAAGAAACTTGGTCAGGAcgtttgtcccagtaattactcgAATGAGTACGAaaatgggtcatctggggtcaaaaactaggtcacagcgccccaatatggaaaaaccttgttaacactctagaagtaacattttcagcccaaatgtTGTGTAAAGTTGTCAGAAAGTTGTTtattgatttctagctcaagtttgaatacgGTTAACtggagtcaaaaactaggtcacagagcccagatgtggaaaaaccttgttaacactctagaagTACCATTTTcttggaaatttgtcagaaaggttgtttgatgttttctagctcaagtttgaatatgggttatctggtgtcaaaaactaggtcacagagcccaaatatggaaatactttgttaacactcttgaggtaacattttcagcccaaatatcctggaaatttgtcagaaaggttgttaaGATGATTTccagctcaagttcgaatatgggtcatctgggtcaaaaactaggtcacagagcctaaatattgaaataccttgttaacactctctaagtaacattttcagcccaaatatcctggaaatttgtcagaaagtttgtttgatgatttctagcacaagttcgaatatgggttatctgggatcaaaaactaggccacagagcccaaatataataataccttgttaacactttcgatgtaacattttcagcccaaatatcctgtaaatttgtcagaaaggttattttgatgatttctaactcaagttcgaatatgggtcatctggggtcaaaaactcaGGTCACAGACCCAAATacggaaataccttgttaacactcgaggtaacatttttagcccaaatatcctggaaattcgtcagaaatgttgtttcaatgatttctaaCTCAAATTCatatatgggtcatctggggtcaaaaactaggtcacagagcccaaataagGAAAAACCAAGTCAACACTCTCAAGGTaccattttcagccaaaatatcctggaaatttgtcagaaaggttgttttgataatttctagctcaagtttgaatatgggtcatcttgagtcaaaaactaggtcacagagcctaAATAAGGAAAAACCTTATTAATTCTCTTGAGGTatcattttcagcccaaatatggaaaaacattgtttacactctcaagacaacattttcagcccaaatatcctgtcAATTTGTCAGAAAAGTTGTTTCCATGATTTCTaatcaagtttgaatatggttaatctggggtcaaaaactaagtcacggagcccaaatatagaaataccttgttaaacACTAAGAGGTTACATTTTcatacatcagagaagccaaatccctgttattgccctttaattttaacaagtctatagcacaaagttttactgaggtgagcgatatagggccatcttggccctcttgtttaaacatgaaatttatcTTTCTTTGTGTCTATTTTACACAAGTGACATGTATacagtatgaaataaaattatataagttaAACCACAGAGCTAGTGGTCACATGTtatgtaatagtaacttgtaaacactaaaggaTAGTTGTGTTCTGGATAAATAATGTAATCTAGCAAAGAAATGTACACACAATATTGTtagggaacattggtgcttaaaactggtgcatgtactgtatctttatgccttaaatatgacagggctttttctgcccattttgggaaaaagaccttagacattttgggaaattgtgttgtgaaaatgccaaaatttgtaaattttacagttaaaaaacaacaacgtctagtctcctgcgattaggaaatgatttaatatttgtttatttaccctttaaaagacccaaaaaatatcaatccttggggtgtaatatctattgcaatataTCATGACAGTAAATAGTttatactgatctctgaatgtgatgaaaattattgatttccaagttcaattatcaaacaaactttacatcacataatttataaggatgttgaaaatgaaccagtacaggtaaaaagacttcctaaaaaaaaaaaaaaaaaaaattatttggatttttttctgaagattgggaaaaatataatattttgctttgggaatgggtcatGATCAAATCGATAAATAATTGATCATATATATAGGTTTCATAaactgattatcgatagtattttTCTGTCTGATTCCAAACActaatataacataacataacatatctttattcagcattaaacggCATATGCACATTTATAGCCACATAATAAAGTACAATATGGAACAATGAAGACACAGATTATTTACAGAGAGGTCAAACATTCAAGAAAGTAGGTGTCATGTTACAAAAAGACATAGtaacaatttacatatttcaatacgTTAAGATTTACATTCAGATAAATGATCAATAATGAAGTGTTATTGCTGTAGCATTTGTTCTAAGGCAAAATGCAAATAGATAAACTTCGCTAAGTTGTTAATACAGTGAACAGATGTTGATGACAAAAGATTGTCAAATTTATTAAGATTAGGCCACGAGTTATAATAAGGTTTGAGATATTGTTGTCGGAGGAGTTTGTATTTAGGACATACGAGTAAGAAATGATACTCACTTTCTACGACATTCATGTTACAGTGTAAGCATTTACGTTCCGatcttataatgtttatatacctTCCAGTTTCAATGGCTAGGTCGTGTGACGAAAGTCTAAATTTTGTAATAgctattctatatttattttcattaacgcagtttagatatttttcaaactgaaagtCATGCTTAAACCTTGCGTATGATGATAGTCTACTTGAGTTGTTAATGTttgcataccaagtttgcttaTATATATCGACGATGCgttgtttaattaattcaaaGCTGATATCAGCAGTGTATTGATTTTGCCAGATGTTTGTCATTCCTATTTGgtttaatattactttaatttgaTTAGCCCAATTTTTGCCTccatatatgttattgttatcaGCGTCAGTCTTGAgaaatgtatatgcatttaccaataacgcattatttgattttaatattttaatccaatattttatcattattaatcgCCTAGCTATTATCATAGGGAAGCGCCCAAGTTCACCGTATAATCCGTCTAAATTGGTCGActtttttacgtttaaaatttTTCGGAGAAATTTACAATggattatttctatatttttagaTTCGTGATTTCCCCATACCTCTGCACTATAGTTAATAATTGGTGAAACAAGACTGTcaaatagtttgcatttatCAATTGAATGTAACTCGATTTGGTTGAAAACGATAAATAAGTTATGGAGTGCGTATGAAGCGTGCTGTGCTAGTCGCTTTTGTGTTCGAAACCaattaccatttttaaagaAGTGGATGCCCAAATATTTGAAGGATTTTACAACGTCTAGTATAGTATTACAGAGTAAGAATTCAAAGTTTGTGTGACGtccattttcaaatatcataacttttgttttggtggtatttatttttagtccCCAGTCATTGCAATATCGTTCCAGGTCATTTAACATAGACTGCAATGCTTCTGGTGTTTGAGCGAATAACACCGCATCATCTGCAAAGAGTAACAGAAATATCTTGATTTCATTTGCTGTAAAAATACCAGCTATATCAgcgttaatattatttataatgtcgttcacgaaaaataaaaacattagaCTGGAACTTGGATCCCCTTGTTTAACACCGatatttgattcaaaatacCGTGATGTGTTCGAATTATACCATACACAAGATTTGACAACGCTATACATAGCTTGAAGCGCCTTTACCATTTTTAAACTCACATTTTCGTTAAGTAGTTTTTGCCATAGATGTAATCtatctattttaaaacatttttcataatctAAAAACGCACAATACAATTTCTTTTTCGAGCTAAgtgttttagaaataatggactgtaaaatgaaaatacaatcaaCTGTAGACTTTTCCTTTTGGAAACCAAACTGATTCGTTATAATCTTTTCATGTTCTTTTGACCATTTTGTGAGCCTATTTAATAGTACctgtgaatatatttttcctaTAATATTTATCAGAGTGATTCCTCTGTAGTTTTTGGGATCCTCTATGTCCCCCCCTTTGAAGATTGGTACAATTATACCCAGTCCCCATGAGTTTGGATATTCGCCGTTATTAAATAGAGTACACAGTTTGAGTAGAAATCCAGATGTTTGATcgaaagaatgtttaaaaatttcTGCGATTAAGTTATCATTGCCcgaacttttattattattttgtgaaaaaacgGCGTGTTTAAGTTCATCGTAGTTTATATCTATGTCCAATTCGTCGTCATAATTAATAATCGGAATATGGGTATCATTGTCAGCATTAGTATATGATTCAGTACCAAATAAGGTCTCAAAATGAGAGTATAAGTCGTCAACACTCAGATTTTCGGCATTACTATTATTGCTTTTATATTGCTGTTTGATCTTTTTCCAGAATTGTCTTGGTTGTTTTGTTGCTAAGTTACGTAGTGTATTCTTTTCtctagttttaaatttattctttTCTCTTCGCTTAACTCGGTTATAATTAGCTTTagtgtttacaaaatgttgtctattttcgtttgttttattttttaaaaacacatttcttgCAATCGTATATTGTTTTCTAGCGCTGTAACATTCTTCgttaaaccattttttcttttttgcatgATTAGTTATGTTCTTATCAAAATTACGGCGAGTTTTACCGAAaatattcaatgcattttcTTGCAAGAGATCAGTAAACTGTATAACAATATTATCTAAATTTTCGTCTGGAGTGTAGTTTTCAATACGCTCTGTAAGAGTTTGCATAGATTCGACATTTTCTCTATTTAAAAGAAGATCGTGGAAAGCATTTATCTTAGACTCATCCCATTTAATAAATCGTTCCGTATTTTTTACATTAGTCGCGGGCTGCTGGTAAATATAAcgttgtaaatgtattttaattccATTATGATCCGAGAATTCATTCGGTTCTAATACCTTAAAGTCACTTATGtattcaaaatcatgtttatctaataacaaataatccactGTGCTCGAGCCATTTAGTGAATGAAATGTAAAGTCGCCGTTATCATTGTATAACCGGCCATTACCAATAAGAAGCGAGGTAGATTTACAAAGCTCGATCAAGCGTTGCCCGTGCGAATCGATCACTTGATCCCTATTGACACGTGGtttaatatcaacaatatttgaCATATAGCTGTCATCGTAATCAATGTATCTGTCAAAATCTAATACATCGGATAAATCCGCTGTCCTTGAGTTCATATcacctgaaataaatattttgccaagagatttaaaactttcaatatCAGATTCAATAATATCGAAAAAATCTATAtcattttggtttaaaacagTGGAACCTTGcggtaaaatatatgtattacagAAGTATACATCATGATCAAACTTAAACAATGAACTGCATAATTTAACCCATATTATACCGCACTGATGTTTCTTCACAATGCTTATTTTACTCCTTAAACAGTCTTTATAGTAAATTGAAATACCACCGCTATATCGACCTTTCcttgtattaaatgatttattaccATATAAATGTTCACTTTGGTAtcctttaatgtttaaattaatcttgTTGTTATTGGATAACCAAGTTTCAGATAGAAAAATTACATCgtagttaaataatatattaagaaaGTCTGGGTCTGCTAATTTTCTTGAAAGTCCATTAATATTCCATGACAGGATCTTTAAATCACTCTCCTGACATCCCTAGTTCTGGCCCTGTGCGTTGTAACGTGGAGGATCGCATACTTTCCCGTTGACGTATGTCTTGAAGAGGTTGCCGTTTACGTAAAGTTTATTTCCAGCAAGCCTTGTGGTTTTCCCGTTTGATTCTTCAGCTTTGATGATATCAAATAACGCTTTCCTGGCATCCCTGGTCTGTTGCGGTCTCTGAACACCGACCCCCTGCCTGGCCTctttcagttgtttttttacgcCTTCGTCGTACGATTTTTGTCGTATCTTTTCTCTGTCGGTGTAATAGTGAAACTTACCGACGATCGGTCGGGGCTTTGGTGCTTTATTTGAACCTAATCTATGTATGCGGTCAAATAACAAGTCTTTTGTTTCAATGCCGAGTTTAGAGGCTATAAAATCCTTTACAAGAGTGTCACAGTTTTCCTCGGGACCATGTTCCTGTATTCCGTAGAAAATCAAATTATCCCGCATTGATCTTGATTCCAAGTCTAAGAGCTTGTCGTTCATTTGATCTTTTTGGATTTCAAATTCGTGCGATTGATTTTTTAAGTCACCACATGTTTGTTGCAATTTTCTAATTTCAATTTTTGCCTCGTTCACTTCAGTTTTCTGTCTTTCAAACTCATTACTAATAAAGCTGCATGACGTTTCTACTTCCGTAACCTTTGACTCTAGATTGTTGATTTTAATATCCATGTCCGATATTTTGAGATTGATGGTATTAACTGTCTTTTCAATATTTGGAAGTGACGTTTTTATGGATTTAATATCTTCCATGATCTGTAAAGCACAACTTGGCGGAGTTGACGGCGCCGGGGGTGCTGGCTGAAACATCCCTGGTGACTGCTGCATACCATAGGTGAACGGTTGTTGGAAGTTTCCAATAGGAGAggtcatgtttaaattcatatttgaCGTATAAAGTTCAGGTGTAAATGTACTATTGTTTACCTGAGCTGGTATATAACGCGGTACACTCGATGCGCTCGTGCATGAAAGATGATCAAAATGTCTGCTTTCTTCACACA
Proteins encoded in this window:
- the LOC128235564 gene encoding uncharacterized protein LOC128235564, which codes for MTSPIGNFQQPFTYGMQQSPGMFQPAPPAPSTPPSCALQIMEDIKSIKTSLPNIEKTVNTINLKISDMDIKINNLESKVTEVETSCSFISNEFERQKTEVNEAKIEIRKLQQTCGDLKNQSHEFEIQKDQMNDKLLDLESRSMRDNLIFYGIQEHGPEENCDTLVKDFIASKLGIETKDLLFDRIHRLGSNKAPKPRPIVGKFHYYTDREKIRQKSYDEGVKKQLKEARQGVGVQRPQQTRDARKALFDIIKAEESNGKTTRLAGNKLYVNGNLFKTYVNGKVCDPPRYNAQGQN